atctgctTATTTATGATATCATGTATCTAGGCTGACCTACAACTCACTAAATaggtgaggatgaccttgaactcttgatcttgcTGCTTCAACAAAGCTAGGAGGGAAAAGACATTTATTTGAGGAGTAACTCAATATTGTATGTTCccactctgtctcctctcttctcctattttcctttttcctcttctcatctaatttttcccttctctcttcacccttctgttccctttctctcccattcCACCTCTTGACCTCTTCTCCTctattccttcttttcctcttcctcttattcccctctttctccccattccttcctttctctctctcttccccttcttctgttTTTACTATTCATTTATTCTCATTCTGTGTTTCTGATGGGgcctaaaattataaaatatttattttaactcattttcaattttcatacatttatttatgcatCATACAGCTTTCTGTTTAGTATTATGTAAAATCACTTAACTGAAATCACTACAATCTGAAGAAGTGAAAAGCTGTGTCCACTCCTAGTTCTTGCCATCTCTCTGTTCATTAGCTCTCAAACGCATGTTATAAAAACATCATTGTGATATTTAGGTTTTATCTTTCTGGAATTTAACCACAAATACtagtgtctttttctttctttcttttttttagtttttgagaatttcatatatacattgCTGGGGGGGAGGCAGTCCCAGTGTGGGGCTCTTCTTTCTTGTCCAttcttcttgaggcagtggagggggaagagagtAGGCAGAGGGTATGACTTTGTCTTACAAAAAATTTAGGGctgctgtataataaaaagtttacttatctaagtctaagttactatgctattgtagctgacctgccttctgtgattctCTGAGGTgggaaactgcagtttctggcactTAGCCCCTCTTCCTCAAGCCACAAAGGATTAAGTAAATAGCCTTTGtcctatctcagcaggaactccTGGGCTCAAACTTTCAGCAAGCTAGTTGGTAgtcacaggaagagaagacactagagaagtgattatagagtttattactagttgtaaaaagggaaagggaaagtttATTACTAGTTGTAaccagggaaagggaaaaattctctaagtggggaaaaggaaaatgttagtctaagtggggaaaggcaaaaaagtCTCCTCTATTGATCCTGTTCATCTCTTTGCCCTCAATACTTATACAttttttcagaatacatgatcacacgTTACAAGGTTCATCACAACttcacacaaaaaatcaaatcataaatttaaaTTGAAGTTTACAACAgggaatgtttacatgcatatccattaggaatAATTATCTAGCTAAatatccatcacctgtctcagctccacaggttcattgaaggtttaaaaccataactatgttattagtgaagttttgtatagataaactcagttgatattttatcttctgtcctaacacctataataagtcattagtttcctttttatgacctttggtaaattgttttacaacctcttggttgtttttttcttttcttttcttttttttctagaggggggtttctctgtatagccatggctgtcctggaatgcactctgtagaccaggctggcctcaagctcagatatctgcctgcctctgcctcccaagggattaaaggcatgcgccaccactgcccggtttacaacctcttggaatgtgctctgagtaggagaaaatctggttaccatctaagagcaattaactggtgacatctgagagactggcagagttctcattgcacctttgattatcagaaaaggaGCTAATAGCAGTCCCagtataaaagagcttaataatcacagatataattttaggaattcttataggataatcattaatatttaagtcatctatttgattATATAGCATCACTCCACGATAGTACAGctttgtggatctgcagagatctgcatCAAAGGGGTATGATATTACTTAGTGTTAGTTATGTATGTTTAATaacaacaggaaaagcatattaatagcaggaatctttcctaaaatgagtcccctacagccttgcttaatgagggcttACCTTTTGCAGATTATTTAGTAATCCGAGGCagcttcaggatgatcacctgctagttattagcttgtcctattATGTATGGCTCCTGACAATACATATGGTGTGTTTTGCTCATATCCACCTCCCATGTCCTTCAAAACTTTCCTGTCATCATcacattccttttttaaattcCATGTCCTCCATTAAAAACAATTAAGCCACTGAGTCCGATTAGTGCTGCATAGGTATATGGTCATCCACCTGTGAGGGACCATCCCATTAAAAATAATGCTCCATCCCATAACAGTCAACTGTCAAATAGTTCCTCATCTTAGTGTTGAGGGCTCATGTGCCTCTCTCCTATCCATGCTAACATGTTGATTGGCTTGATATTATGTAGGTCTTGTGTAGGCAACCACAGGTGCTAAGCTCATGAGTGTAATTATTTTGTCACATCTAGAAGACACTGAGAAGCAAACTTTGAAAACTGTGTTCAGTTTAAACATCATTGTCTTAGACAGACCACATACAAAGAGCTAACAAAGTAATACCAGGTACCAAGTAAGCCAGGTGATTACTATATCTGTCTGCTTCACCATGTTATTACTACATCTGTTAATTTGAAAGGTCTACAGAAGGTCTCCTCAATGTTTTCATTCCTGCCTTCCTCTTAAGGATGGCACCTGTCCAGATGCTATGCTTTCTCAGGTAAATGTGCTGCCTTCTTCAGCACTCTCTTGAGGGCCTCCTTGATCTCTGTGTTCCTCAGACTGTAGATCAGAGGGTTTACCATGGGGACGAGGATGGTGTAGACCACAGACAGCACCTTGTCTGGCTTTGTGGAGTGCTGAGAGCTGTGGTGCATGTACACAGAGAGGCCGGTTCCATAGAAGAGAGTCACTGTTGCCAGGTGGGAGCCACATGTCTTGAATGCTTTGAACCGGCCTTTGAATGAGGCCACTTTCAGGATGGAAACTGCAATGAATACATAGGATAAGAGAATAACAAGGAAAGAACCAAACCCAACAAAAACAGCTGCCAGGAAAAGAACCAGCTGGCTGATGAAGGGATCAGAGCAAGACAAGGGAATGATCTGAGGAATGTCACAGAAGAAATGACGAATGACATTTGGCCCACAATAGTAGAGATTAAAACAAGCAACTGTTTGAACAAAGCTACTCAAGAATCCACTCCCATAGACACCAGCAACCATCCTCCAGCAAAGACTGGGAGCCATGATGGCTGAGTACTGCAGAGGGCTACCAATGGCCACATACCTGTCATAGGCCATGGCAGCGAGCAAGCAGCACTCAGATGCACCCATCCANGCCANAACAAAATNCTGAGTGGCACAAGCAATGAAGGAAATTGTTTTCTCTGNTTTTAAGAAGTCTGAAAGCNTCCTTGGNGTGATAGAAGAAGAATAGCATATATCTATAAATGACAGGAAactgagaaaaaagtacatgggtgttTGTAGGTGAGAGTCCATTCTGATGAGGATGATAAGGCCCAGGTTCCAAGTCAGAGTAATGAGGTAGGTCCCCAGGAAGACAGGAAAAAGGATGAGCTGCAGCTCAGCTTGGTCAAAGAGCCCCAGGAGGACAAACATGGCCACAGAGGTGTGGTTTCCATCTCCCAACACAGATGTGCTTGGCATCATCTGCTGAGGAAAGGTGAGAGAAggttatgttatttttttatctcATAACACCCACCTCAGCCTATTCCACCCCAGAATGTTGGGTGTCATGTCTCATTGTTTCTCAGAAAAAGATATCAATCTTTGCTTTTCCTTATTAAAGACTAGTCGCATGGAAAACGATGTTTTTGGTGAGTTGATAAGTCAAAGCATTCTATGAAAAATCCTTTATCCGGGTAAGATGTAAAACATCCCTGTGGAGACGTAATTATATTCAAGAAACCCTGTGTAGTGTGAAGAGATACAGTCCTGTGGGCTTTTACCAGCTATGTGAAGGAAGAAAGGTAGACTCTTGAAAGACTTGTGGCAATTAAGAATATCTCTTCAAACAACTCCTTATCTAGAGAACTTATCTCAGAGACACTGTTGTGCAAATGAACTGGGCTATGAGAACGTCATTGAAAGGGCTGTCAGTCACAGGTGAATGAGGGCTGAGAAGACGCTTCTATTGGTTCAAATTactaagcatgaggacctgagactTCATGCAGGTaacagcacccacacagaagtcagggtctcacagagTACTTCTGTAATCTCAGAGCTGAGCATATGGGGGCAGTCCAGACAGGGAGATATTGCAGCTGACTGGCTTTCCAGTCTAGCCATTCATGACAATATTTAGTGAGAGAATTTGTGTcaaaaaaattatgaaacaaaagaTCAAACAAATGAACACCAAAGTGGATGGCTATCAAAAAAGATACCTAACATTTGTCTTCTATACACACTTTCAAatgaacatgcacatatacacaaaaacatatgcatatgtctcacatacacacacaggcacacacacacacacacacacacacacgcactcacactcATTATACTAACCTGTGCCTTTTACATAAACTCTCAGGATGGGACATAAAAACAGGGCTGTTGCCTCCTCTCCATGAATGGGAGGGTAAATTGTCCTCCTTGGAGAAGAAGAAACTATAAGGCAACACATTATCTTTCAAAGTGGCTGTAATAATTGATAACCTGGAAGTCAGCTTTCCATAGCAGCACCTACTGAgctccaagaaagaaaacagccatgGCAAACCACACAGAGGGCTGGATTAACCCGGACATGATATTGCTCATCTCAGAGgtattgttatatttttgtgtttttctaccCCCACTAGGTATTGCTATTTCTAAGCCTTGTTTCCAGTTGTCTTGTTAATGAAAAAGACctaatctttcttcttttgtttgtcctCAGAAAGTTTTTCTTGGCTCCTTTCCTCTAGGTTttctcaccattttttttttttttttggtatcatATACTTTCCTCACTCTACCTTCCTTTGAGCTTACTTAGCAAATAAAACGAAAAGGACATTGAAAGATAACGTAAAAAAATCCTTGATATTCTCCTTTCCTTTAAGACTTTGGACTGACAGCCCTTCATAATATTTACTTAGATGATATTGAAAAAGCAATTATGATTAAGCCAACCATTGTCAGAGACAAAATATGAAGAACTTTGTCTATTAGGAACGATGAAGATGGAACTAATCTCAAAGGACCAAGTACTGCATTGATTCGtcttttcacttctttcttccactttcccctcttctttttctttttatgtttctatatgagttttcttttttcattagatactttctttatttatatttcaaattttatcccctttcctaatttcttctttgaactccCCCCatcccattttccctccccctgctgactacccactaacccacccactcccacttccctgtcctggcattcccctacacggggACATCCAGCCTTCACAAGAACAAAGGCCTTGCCTCTCATTGATGACCCACAAGGCTACATATgaggctgaagccatgggtccctccatgtgtattccttggatggtggtttagatcctgggacctctgggggtactggttagttcatattgttattctttcCGTGTCatctccttgagtcctttctcttgctcctccactggggaccctgtgctcaatccaatggatggcggtgagcatctacttctgcatttgtcaggcacaggcagagcctctcgggagatagctatatcagcttcttgtcagcaagcacttcttggcacccacaatagtatctgggtttggcaactgtatatgggatggatccaaaggtggaacagtcactggatggccttttcttcagtttctgttccaaactttgtctctgtttctcctcccatggatattttgattCCCCTACTATGaaagattgaagtatccacaatgttgtctttcttcttcttgagcttcatgtagtctgtgaattgtatcttgggtatttcaaactTCCGGGCTaacaagctgtactacagagccattgtaaaaactgcatgttattggtacagagataggcaggtagatcaatggaatagaattgaagaccagaaatgaactcacacacctatggtcacttgatctttgacaagggagctaaaaccatctagtgggaaaaagacaacattttcaacaaatggtgctagttcaactgtcaattagcatgtagaagaatgcaaatcgatacattcttatctccttgtacaaagctcaagtccaaatggatcagagacctccacataaaaccagatacattgaaactaatagaaaagtaagtgggggaagagcctcaagcacatgggcacaggggaaatttccttaAAAGAACACTAATAGCTTATGctccaagatcaacaattgacaaatgcaacctcataaaattgcaaagcttctgtaaggcaaaggacactgtaaataggacaaaatggcaaccaacagattgggataagatgtttaccaaccctacatctgatagaggagtaaaatccaatatatacaaagaactcaagaagttagactccagagaatgaaataaccctattaaaaatggcgtacagctaaacaaagaattctcaactgaggaataccgaatggctgagaagcacctaaagaagtgttcaacatctctactcatcagagaaatgcaaattaaggtAACCCTGagtttctacctcacaccaatcagaatgggtaagatctaaaactcaagtgacagcagatgctggcaaggatgtgtagtaagaggaacactcctccattgctggtgggattgcaagctggtacaaccactctggaaatcagtttggcagtccccagaaagttggacataggacttgagaacccagctataccaatcctTGGCATATAGccagaaggtgctccaacatgtaataagggcacatgttccactatgttcagagcagccttatttataatagccagaagctggaaagaatccagatgtccttcaacacaggaatggatataGATAATTTGGTATATTtaacaatggagtaatactcagctattacaaatgatgaattcatgaagttcttaggcaaatggatagaagtagaaaatatcatatatttgtgagtgaggtaactcaatcaccaAAGAGCAAatatagtatgcactcactgataagtggattagCCCACTCTTCTTATTCACTTTGCTAATCCTAGTCACAAATTCAGAAGTTGCTCATAGCCAGATCTGGTGGTGTATTCCAGTAGCTACACCACTCATGAGGATAAGGTAAAGAATTGCTTGAGTTCACATACTTATGACCAATCTATacaacatagtgagatcttgtttcaGAAAAAGTCACTTAGTGTTGgccatgcaaatgtgtgtgtacatatacatctGTGTGCATAAGCATGTAGAAATCACAGATTAATGTTGGGTGTCTAGCTTATttactctattttaatttttgagagacAGTCTCTTTCCTGAGTCTGGACTTCTtcattttggctagactggctggccagagagctgcAGGGATCCACTTATCTCTGCCTttccaacactgggattacaggtgcatgttACAATACTTGATTTATCACATTGATGCTGAtgatccaaacccaggtccttatgcttataTGACAACTACCCTATAACTTCTTCATCTTCCTAATTTGagcatagaattaaaaaaattgtaattgaaacataaaaaaataattacatgacCATGTAATTCGTTTGTACATCTTGCATTTTACAATGCTGAAAGCAGGctcaacatatttatttttcaagtatttatcATTTCTGTACtgtgaaaatattaaatgccAATTTCTTTCAACCTTTTGAAATTCTCACTAAATTACTGCTACCTACCATGTGAAAGCAATGTTATACAAAAAGAGCAAAGCAGGTGATGCTTTCTGACTTCAAATCTAATATGTTTATCAAAATATACTAGATTTTGCTCTGTAGGAGACAATAGTTTTtataaatttaacttttttttcaatgaaataaatcAGATAGGTTATGTGCCTCAAAAATCAATTCACAGCTTTTATTCTGAGTCCGGGTTCTCAGATCTCAACATCAACTGAAGGAGGAAAGGCTTTTACAGACCACCCATCTGGTCCCCATTCCCCATATGCTAATGTATATTCACACAGCCTACATATTCAGAACAACCCTCTACAGATTTGATTGCTGTGTTAAAAACTGCACAAAACCAATTATACAGTGAAACCTAGCAGTGAAGGATGATTAGAGAAAGTTATCTGTAAATCTATAAAATTGTCTCTGGATCTGAGCCACTTGACTTACCTTGTTACAGAATCTCTAAGGGATTCCCCCAGAGCTTTGAAAAGGTTTCTTTTCTAGTGATCCAACTCCTTCTTCTTTGTGGTGCACTCAGGTATTCTGAAGTGACCAATAAATGGTTCTACTTCTAGGCTCTGGATCAtctatctcattttctttctttttctctttcttttcttctatctcaTTTTCTTACTACTTTGAGTTTAgcaattgttttattgtttgcaAGGTTGTACTCCAGCTCCTTCAGCAGTGAGCCAGATGTGGAGCAAGAACCTTTTAAGTGCATGTGGATTTTCTCTGTTGCAAGTAAAAAGAGTTGAATGCACAAATCACACAAATGATAAGCAATTAAAGCCATACAAACTGTAAATAACAGGTCTCCTGGGTTATAGAGGAGAGAGCAACTTTAGAAAGGGGTTCCCTGCTCAGACTCTTCACCCTCTTGGGAGAACATTCATCTTTTGAGACATTTTGGAGTCAATAAACCTTTCTTTCATTTAGAAAGAATCTTAGAGTTCATATAGAGGTCACAGTTAACCTTGCTATCCACTATGCCAGTTTTCCATAGAAACCATTGCTACTTCTCTCTGCAACTCTGAGTCAGACTCCCTGTAATGGACTCTCAAGTTCTCTATTTTCATATTCTAGGCCAATTCTCTTAACTTTTACATGAGACTGCATGAATGGAACATGTTTAAAAAGTTGTCACAGACATTTGGAACTGAGAAGTGATAAATAGATCTCTCCTTCCCCTCATGCTTGTGTAGCTCAATGGTTTAAAGAGTaaggaaaagactgaaggagcataaggacaaagaagaagaggaaaagagtaaGAATGAGTTTCTAACCTAGTAATgggtttaaaaaaattagaaaagacaaATAATACAAGAATTTCCCAAAGCCCACACCAAGACAGAGCTCTTCCTGTTCCCTCTACCTGATCTTGTGATCTTTTCTATCCAaatgcacagaaagaaaaaatgcttttTGCTTTGTAACAAGATACCAACAAGATATAAGTTCATGTCTGTTGGTCCTCAGGTTTTGACTTTTCCCGCAGGAAAACACTGGACACTACATGGGAGGAACCTCTTAGGGAAGTAAGAGTGATCACCCAGGCTATAGCATGATCAAGTCTATTCAGATAAATGATATGATTGTTTCTCTATGTGACTGTATTctgcctattttattttaattcatccattaaaatattttacttatctatgtgtaacaaaataatatttaaactatTGTTTAGAGTCTGACCACCCCTGCCAGTGCCAAAGCCAATGTTTAGGCTTCTGCCAGAAACCTGCCATATGTAAAACCACCTACAGACTCATTCTAGGTTGCCCACATCACTCCCAGTAAATATACAGACTTCCCAATTCTTCTCCATGGTCCAGCCTTATAAATATCCCTGACATCCT
The sequence above is drawn from the Mus caroli unplaced genomic scaffold, CAROLI_EIJ_v1.1 scaffold_20002_1, whole genome shotgun sequence genome and encodes:
- the LOC110289077 gene encoding olfactory receptor 5A1-like, with the translated sequence MMPSTSVLGDGNHTSVAMFVLLGLFDQAELQLILFPVFLGTYLITLTWNLGLIILIRMDSHLQTPMYFFLSFLSFIDICYSSSITPRXLSDFLKXEKTISFIACATQXFVXAWMGASECCLLAAMAYDRYVAIGSPLQYSAIMAPSLCWRMVAGVYGSGFLSSFVQTVACFNLYYCGPNVIRHFFCDIPQIIPLSCSDPFISQLVLFLAAVFVGFGSFLVILLSYVFIAVSILKVASFKGRFKAFKTCGSHLATVTLFYGTGLSVYMHHSSQHSTKPDKVLSVVYTILVPMVNPLIYSLRNTEIKEALKRVLKKAAHLPEKA